The genomic window agtacgaCTCTTGTACCAGAGCCTGTCcagtcaaatttatttgacATTGAGAATACTAAAATTGTTCGGAGGTGCCCGTAACCAGTACTCGGCACAAAGAGAGCAATGGGTAGGAACGACCCGACTTATATGATATGTGCCACAAAACTTGTTTTTTGAAAACTGAAAACAAAGAGATTTTCAGTTAAAAGTAGTATGGCAAAAGCAAAACGATACCTTCATATATCAGAAAGAGATTTACAGATTTCTCATGGGATTAGGCTGACCACCCCCACTAAAACAAACAGCTTCCCCAATGCTACAGTCTACAGGTCGCTATCAAATATCAGTCGTGTGGCTGGCAtgagagcaaggctaataatacaaccGATTTATTGGCTATAAAATTCTTTATAGCCTTCTCTCAGCctatccatataatagttagctcttcacAATTAATATAAGGCTCACTTGTCTCTCTCatagagtttcttggttcttgtgtctaAGCCGGCTATAaatttacagcccgcttctcctctctctctcatctcttctctccttcacctcagcatttagctgGCTTACAGACTCAGTAGTAGTAGGAGCAATTAACATTTTCAGCTTGTGTGCCGTGGCCTAAATCTGAACAGAATTGACCTGCAAAGCTGCTACAGCCAAGCAACCGAACCCTATCTGAAACAGTGTGCAGACTGTGCAATTCTGAAGAAACAGTCATCCTCCCCGGCTTGGCTTTCATGTGAGGCATGCATGAGTGCATGACGCCCATTTCTTCTTTTCTGAATTATGAGCATGGTGACAGCTTTGCTGCTACAAATCACTGAAAATAGGATTAGGATTTGTTCTTCTTAGTTGATCTAGGCTTAAATGCTAGTATCGTCTTATCGACTTATCATGCCTTTTGGGATGTGTCATCATGGGTCTTTTTGATGCTAGGCTTAGCATTCTTATCCTTCTATTCATATAAGTATTGTTTATGCAATTATGCTTGTACGTCAATATATGACCAGTTAACCATTTTGACCCCCTgtttcgtttaaaaaaaaagaaaaagaagtgcTCCTTTTCAACTGCAGATCATTTACTTGAGCCCAGAATTTACTTGTGGCTCAACCAGTAGCATTTACTTGAGATCATTAATGCTAAACTCAGGGACAGAGACAGGAAGAGACGAGCAAGGGCTTGGCTTCAAAGTTTACattgagggtgtgtttagttcacgctaaaattggaagttttgttgaaattggaacaatgtgaagaaaaattggaagtttgtgtgtgcagaaaagttttgatgtgatggaaaagttgaaagtttgaaaaaaaagtttggaactaaactcggcctgaaTCTACTGAATCTTTTGGTAAATTTCGGAAACTAACGCTGTTGCCCCCCTCTCAACCAATTCTTTTACCGTTTCTAACTCCGATGCTTGGGCCAAACTGGTCCTTGTAGTTGTAGTGCGAGGTTGACACGCACTTTGTTTTTCTCTGGGTTGCCGAGAGAATGATCTATCTGTCATGCTTGGTCACAGAAAGCAGCTTTGTCTAATGTACAGAGCACCCACTCTGGTTGCCGAAAGGCGAACACTGTAATGGCATGAATGAATGCCAGTTTGGCTGGCCATGTGTTTGATTGGCCAGCTGCAGCAAAAGCGAAGGCAATGGTCGCATTAACAGCTATCCATGCCCTACATTAACAGCAAGTTCCAGAGATGCATAATAAAGCtttgcaaccaaagaaaatagGATTAGGATTTGTAGGTAAAGTTAACAAGAGTTCGTGATAGTAGCTAGTCTCAGAACAGAGGTCAGCAACTCAGCATTCAGCAATCAGAAAAACTTGCACAAGTTGAAGATATCTCAGCACAGCTGCAAGAGCATTTGAAACAAACCAGCAGGGGCAACAGATCAATGAATAAACATTGCAATTTGCATAGTGTTCATCAAGTATATATCTACGTGGACTGAAAATAAATGATGTTCTAACCTAAATTAACTAGCTAagcttgccaaaaaaaaaacctatgcCACGCCAATGGAGCAGAGGATGTTATTGTGGTAAGCTACTGTTATACACCTTATTATCTAAAGCTTAATAAAGACAAACTCCTCAACTGATGGTATGTCGCCGATCAACTTGAGAGCTTCCTTCTCAGGCTCCTCATCAACCCCAATGGCCATTATCGCCTGCTTTCCAGGAGCAGTCCTTCCAACGCTCATGaaattcacattcacattcatCTTCCCCAAAATTGATCCTACCTTTCCAATGATACCTGGCTGATCAACTTGACGGCAGAGTATTAGGTTGCCCTCAAGACTAACATCCACACTGAATGGCCCAACAAGTGTGAGATGTGGTTTCCCATCCTTCACCTCTCCCTCCACTCTGATGTCACCTTCGTCAGAGAGGGCACCGGCGAACTTGGACTCTACATTGGCGAGATGCACCTGGATAGAATCTATAGGGATCTCCGGTGATCCATCAAGGAGGATTCTCTCTTCGCTGATGCGAAGGCCTCTTTGCTTGGCCACATAGTCAGCATTGACAATGTTAACAAATGCACTTGAAATGGGCTCGATGATGCCTTTGGTGACCATAGCACGGAGTACCCTTGTGTCCAGATCATCAGGGTCTCGAGATGATGAATATCCAATCTTCACTCCCTTAATCCCACTTCCCCCAGCTACAAGTTGCACGACAAGCCGACCTAGTTTCTCAGCAAGGACAACATACGGAGATAACTCCGATAAAACCTACGAGAAAATTTTAACATGAGCAGATTGTATAATTATGTGGAACACATAACAGTATGGTCCTTGGTAATGAAAGTACCTCAGCGGGGACCATCGGGGCATTAACAGCAGTAGCAGCTAATTCCCCTTTCAGTGCTCCAAGAACAGCCTCTGCAATTTCAAGGGCTACACCTTCCTATAGAAGCAAATCACGTCAGGTTGAGAGGATAAGCTAGTAAGATGTGGTATTAGCACAGAACGAATATCAATCCAAATAGCAAACCTGTGCTTCTGATGTACTAGCTCCAAGGTGTGGAGTGACAGTCACATGTTCATGGTGTACTAACTTGCTGTCTTTTGGTGGTGGCTCCTCAGTGAATACATCAAGTGCTGCCTGACTCATACCTCAAAGCAATCAGGAAAAAGGCTAAAACAACCTTTTCTGACCAACAAAAATGAATGTTATGTTGTATTTACATTAAAACACACTGCACAAACAACATGATATCAGGAGTTCACATCAACAATTCGACAGCACTATGTGTAATCAACAACAGGATGAATGACCATGACAAAAGGAATTACCTGTGAAACTGTTCCATTATCGAGTGCTCTCAGCAACGCGTCTTCATCAACTACCCCACCCCTTGCAAC from Oryza glaberrima chromosome 6, OglaRS2, whole genome shotgun sequence includes these protein-coding regions:
- the LOC127777578 gene encoding D-3-phosphoglycerate dehydrogenase 3, chloroplastic-like, yielding MALAPPLCHLLAAPPPSTSAAADAAHDHAGALAPHRRASPLRRRGRLFLACRVPAAAPSARGVAAEAAAGRPTVLVTEKLGDAGLELLRRFANVDCAYELTAEELRAKVSLVDALVVRSATRVTREVFEAARGRLRVVGRAGVGIDNVDLQAATEAGCLVVNAPTANTVAAAEHAIALLAAMARNVAQADASLKAGKWQRNKYVGVSLVGKTLAIMGFGKVGSEVARRAKGLGMDIISHDPYAPVDRARAIGVDLVSFDEAISTADFISLHMPLTPSTAKLFDDETFANMKKGVRIINVARGGVVDEDALLRALDNGTVSQAALDVFTEEPPPKDSKLVHHEHVTVTPHLGASTSEAQEGVALEIAEAVLGALKGELAATAVNAPMVPAEVLSELSPYVVLAEKLGRLVVQLVAGGSGIKGVKIGYSSSRDPDDLDTRVLRAMVTKGIIEPISSAFVNIVNADYVAKQRGLRISEERILLDGSPEIPIDSIQVHLANVESKFAGALSDEGDIRVEGEVKDGKPHLTLVGPFSVDVSLEGNLILCRQVDQPGIIGKVGSILGKMNVNVNFMSVGRTAPGKQAIMAIGVDEEPEKEALKLIGDIPSVEEFVFIKL